One window of the Carnobacterium maltaromaticum DSM 20342 genome contains the following:
- a CDS encoding recombinase family protein — protein MIIGYARVSKDEQHLDRQLDQLKKYGVEKIIKEKYTGTKKSRPGIEELLKIIRTNDTVVVESISRLGRNTLDILTLLQHLEKEKVEFISLKENMDTSTPTGKAMLQMMSVIAELERNLLAERVKEGITASRRRGVNIGRPKIPQEKLNLAMRMYDSGDYSIKEILESTTISQGTLYREINKMKLKKIEDIKNES, from the coding sequence ATGATAATAGGATACGCAAGAGTGTCAAAAGATGAGCAACATCTAGATCGACAATTAGATCAGTTAAAAAAATATGGAGTTGAAAAAATTATTAAAGAAAAATATACTGGAACAAAAAAGTCACGGCCAGGAATTGAAGAACTGTTAAAAATAATCCGGACAAATGATACAGTAGTTGTAGAAAGTATTTCTCGACTTGGTAGAAATACTTTGGATATATTGACTCTTCTTCAGCACTTAGAAAAAGAAAAGGTAGAATTCATTTCGTTGAAAGAAAATATGGATACTTCTACGCCTACCGGAAAAGCAATGCTCCAGATGATGAGTGTGATTGCTGAATTAGAGAGGAATTTATTAGCCGAGCGTGTAAAAGAAGGAATAACTGCAAGCAGGAGACGTGGCGTAAATATTGGAAGACCAAAAATTCCTCAAGAAAAATTGAATTTAGCAATGAGAATGTATGACAGTGGAGATTATTCGATTAAAGAAATTCTTGAATCTACCACTATTTCTCAAGGAACGCTTTATCGAGAAATAAATAAAATGAAATTGAAAAAAATAGAAGATATAAAAAACGAAAGCTAA
- a CDS encoding CsbD family protein — MTDSGNIDKIKGKAKEVAGKATGDKGTQAEGLIDQVVGKVKEVASDVKDNAEDLIEDVKEKFDKK; from the coding sequence ATGACAGATTCAGGAAATATTGACAAAATCAAAGGCAAAGCAAAAGAAGTTGCTGGTAAAGCTACCGGAGATAAAGGTACGCAAGCCGAAGGTCTTATTGATCAAGTAGTTGGGAAAGTAAAAGAAGTTGCTTCTGATGTGAAAGACAACGCTGAAGATCTTATAGAAGATGTTAAAGAGAAGTTTGATAAAAAATAA
- a CDS encoding ABC transporter permease subunit, whose protein sequence is MRREKIYLAGIGLFFIIFLLLSLFYETGLENSLVSRVSSITLDNQIKFPPFNPKIVPPFGTDLVGFTLLSKLVQGFKYTFSISLVLSVFQIALSFILGFLAIYKWKKTFIVTVFKYFATIFSLIPKPFLLALLILPVYSVIYLNEAPNTKTNSTLLLMQLLVLLGITIPDLVLIFNSEILHLFKKEYSEASRILGSSSWRMVFRSLRPQLSIVVLNLFFKTMIQNLAIFIYLSYFQLFLGGTIEVKLDAGVEYPISLSNEWSGIIGQNIKYLSTSPWTVLIPLLFYCILIFFLSQTNRLLKIILIGEEKYEYM, encoded by the coding sequence ATGAGACGCGAAAAAATATATTTAGCCGGAATTGGTCTTTTTTTTATCATTTTTTTATTGTTGAGTTTGTTTTATGAGACTGGATTGGAAAATAGTTTAGTTTCACGTGTCTCTAGTATTACTTTAGATAATCAAATTAAATTCCCTCCTTTCAATCCTAAAATTGTACCACCTTTTGGAACGGACTTAGTGGGATTTACATTGTTAAGCAAATTGGTTCAAGGTTTCAAATATACGTTTAGTATTTCTTTAGTACTAAGTGTCTTTCAAATAGCATTAAGCTTTATTTTAGGATTTTTAGCGATTTATAAATGGAAAAAAACATTTATAGTGACAGTGTTTAAATATTTTGCAACTATATTTAGTTTAATTCCTAAACCATTTTTATTAGCATTATTAATATTACCAGTATATTCTGTTATTTATTTAAATGAAGCCCCAAATACTAAAACAAACTCTACGCTATTATTAATGCAGTTACTAGTTTTATTGGGAATAACAATACCTGATTTAGTTTTGATTTTTAATTCTGAAATATTACATTTGTTTAAAAAAGAATATTCTGAGGCGAGTCGTATTTTAGGTAGTAGTTCATGGAGAATGGTTTTCCGTTCATTACGACCTCAATTATCTATCGTAGTTTTGAATTTATTTTTTAAAACAATGATACAAAATCTTGCAATATTTATCTATCTATCGTATTTTCAACTCTTTCTAGGAGGAACGATAGAAGTAAAACTAGATGCAGGAGTTGAGTATCCTATATCATTATCCAATGAATGGAGTGGTATTATAGGGCAAAATATTAAATATTTATCTACTTCTCCATGGACTGTTTTAATTCCACTATTATTTTACTGTATACTAATATTTTTTCTTAGCCAAACCAATCGTTTACTTAAAATAATTTTGATAGGGGAAGAAAAATATGAATATATGTAG
- a CDS encoding thioredoxin family protein, with the protein MLKKRSVQLFVSIFIVLIFVLIYANISGVTANKRKEIEFENKVIRYDRQIEDMLNQHLLINGNIIENQNRIKAIQPEKYFVYFGRNNCPYCQIFLPNLFEFLIDKKNLNIYYFDTNIESENNEEISKKFNLEYVPSLFKVEKSKIEKYDEKNNSFEEFFSE; encoded by the coding sequence ATGTTGAAAAAGAGAAGTGTTCAGTTGTTTGTAAGTATTTTTATAGTATTAATTTTTGTATTAATTTATGCAAACATTAGTGGCGTTACTGCAAATAAGAGAAAAGAAATAGAATTTGAAAATAAAGTTATTCGATATGATAGACAGATTGAAGATATGCTTAACCAACATTTACTTATAAATGGTAATATAATAGAAAATCAAAATCGCATTAAAGCAATTCAACCAGAAAAATATTTTGTTTATTTCGGTAGAAATAACTGTCCGTATTGCCAAATTTTTTTACCAAACTTGTTCGAATTTTTAATTGATAAAAAGAATTTAAATATCTATTACTTTGATACAAATATAGAGAGTGAAAATAATGAGGAAATTAGTAAAAAGTTTAATTTAGAATATGTGCCCTCATTATTTAAGGTAGAAAAAAGTAAAATTGAAAAATATGATGAAAAGAACAATAGTTTTGAAGAATTTTTTTCTGAATAG
- a CDS encoding recombinase family protein, with the protein MAIYGYARVSTLGQELKEQKSLLKKNGAEIIFSEKMSATNRSGRNELKKLLELIKPGDIVLVKKIDRLARSIRDLRMIVDEIIEKGSSVIFIDDKMEFNGAEKSSPLQTMMLNMLGSFAEFERDLIVTRTQEGKAYAKKTNKSYREGRPKATLTTRKMEAYEKLMSGKSYKEVAKETEFSKSTLQRIKRQVQENKKEASTSIAHVEE; encoded by the coding sequence TTGGCAATTTATGGGTATGCGAGAGTCTCGACTCTCGGTCAAGAATTAAAAGAACAAAAATCATTACTGAAGAAAAATGGTGCCGAAATAATTTTTTCGGAAAAAATGTCTGCCACAAATCGAAGTGGAAGAAATGAACTAAAAAAATTGTTGGAATTAATTAAACCAGGTGATATAGTTTTAGTTAAGAAAATAGATCGTTTGGCAAGAAGTATCAGAGACTTAAGAATGATTGTAGATGAAATAATTGAAAAAGGTTCTTCAGTAATTTTTATCGACGACAAAATGGAATTTAATGGCGCTGAGAAATCTAGCCCATTGCAAACCATGATGTTAAATATGCTAGGATCGTTTGCGGAGTTTGAACGTGACCTAATTGTAACTAGAACACAAGAGGGAAAGGCATACGCTAAAAAGACCAATAAGAGCTATCGGGAAGGACGTCCAAAGGCAACACTCACGACCAGAAAAATGGAAGCCTACGAAAAATTAATGTCTGGTAAGAGTTATAAAGAAGTGGCTAAAGAGACTGAGTTTAGTAAAAGTACGTTGCAAAGAATCAAACGCCAGGTGCAAGAAAATAAAAAAGAAGCTAGTACCTCAATAGCTCATGTGGAGGAATAA